A DNA window from Agarivorans sp. TSD2052 contains the following coding sequences:
- a CDS encoding AAA family ATPase, whose product MKRLILVTSPPASGKTYISKQLAKALKHVVYLDKDTLIVLSHQIFKLANAEVNRSSDFFEQHIRNYEYQATLALAMEALDYDDIVLINAPFTREIRDTAYIDNLKSQLLEKNARLTVVWVETDVDVVKQRMIERDSPRDTWKLENWDEYIKGVDFSIPHCIDNPEVVDDLLLFKNSNQAQYQQSMQQILSVLEASHKP is encoded by the coding sequence ATGAAACGATTAATCTTAGTCACATCGCCACCGGCCAGTGGTAAAACCTATATTTCTAAACAGTTGGCCAAGGCGCTTAAGCATGTTGTTTATCTCGACAAAGACACGCTGATTGTACTGTCGCATCAAATATTCAAACTGGCCAACGCTGAAGTAAATCGCAGTTCTGATTTCTTTGAACAGCATATTCGCAACTACGAGTACCAAGCGACTTTAGCCTTGGCCATGGAAGCCTTAGATTACGACGACATCGTGTTAATTAACGCACCTTTTACTCGAGAAATAAGAGATACCGCCTATATCGATAACTTGAAAAGTCAACTGCTTGAAAAAAATGCCCGACTCACCGTGGTATGGGTTGAAACCGACGTAGACGTGGTGAAACAACGGATGATTGAGCGAGACTCTCCTAGAGACACTTGGAAATTAGAAAACTGGGATGAGTATATTAAAGGCGTTGATTTCTCGATACCTCATTGCATTGATAATCCGGAAGTGGTGGACGATTTACTGCTGTTTAAAAATTCCAACCAAGCACAGTATCAGCAGTCTATGCAACAGATACTGTCGGTCTTAGAGGCGAGTCATAAGCCTTAA
- a CDS encoding NAD(P)-dependent oxidoreductase, whose product MTTLVVGASGATGQLLVEQLLKQGQKVKIIVRSVGYLSDALIHNQQLSITQANLLDMSDTELHHHVSGCQAVASCLGHNLTLHGMFGQPQRLVSDSVQRLCMAIERSKPASPVKFLLMNTSGNVNIPAGETISTAQSFIIGLIRMLLPPHADNEEAAAYLQSHFSTSHNSIEWAAIRPDSLVNNDVVTQYDVYSSPIRSAIFDAGKTSRINVAHFMTQLIINELIWQQWKGQWPVIYNASN is encoded by the coding sequence ATGACTACTCTGGTCGTTGGGGCTAGCGGGGCAACCGGTCAGTTGTTAGTTGAGCAATTGCTCAAACAAGGGCAAAAAGTAAAAATTATCGTCCGCTCAGTGGGATATTTATCTGACGCATTAATCCACAATCAGCAACTTTCGATTACCCAAGCCAATCTCTTAGACATGAGCGATACAGAACTACACCACCACGTATCAGGCTGCCAAGCGGTCGCTTCATGCCTTGGTCACAACTTAACGTTGCACGGAATGTTTGGCCAACCACAGCGACTCGTTAGTGATAGCGTTCAGCGATTATGCATGGCGATAGAGAGAAGCAAGCCCGCCTCTCCAGTAAAGTTTCTACTGATGAATACAAGCGGTAATGTAAACATACCAGCAGGCGAAACAATATCGACTGCACAATCCTTTATTATAGGGTTAATAAGAATGCTCTTACCCCCGCATGCCGACAACGAAGAAGCGGCGGCGTATCTGCAGTCGCATTTTAGCACCAGCCACAATAGCATCGAATGGGCGGCAATCAGACCTGATAGCCTAGTGAACAACGATGTGGTCACTCAATACGATGTGTATTCATCGCCAATACGCAGTGCAATTTTTGATGCAGGTAAAACCAGTCGAATCAATGTGGCCCACTTCATGACGCAACTGATCATCAACGAGCTAATCTGGCAACAATGGAAAGGCCAATGGCCCGTTATTTATAATGCGTCTAATTAA
- a CDS encoding ATP-dependent zinc protease family protein, with translation MAKLIIGNLETCHLPELGISELPVRIDTGAKTSSLHVDNIERKKIKGKPHISFDLHPDIYNLEQVCRCSAPIFDTRRVKSSNGEVEQRYVIQTAFQLGEQTWPIEITLTNRQDMSYLMLLGRQGMGDKVLVDPSQSFLVDSAG, from the coding sequence ATGGCTAAGTTAATCATTGGCAACCTAGAAACCTGCCATTTACCCGAACTCGGCATTAGCGAACTACCCGTTCGCATTGACACTGGAGCTAAAACCTCATCTTTGCATGTGGATAATATTGAACGTAAAAAAATCAAGGGTAAGCCACATATTAGCTTTGATTTGCATCCAGATATTTATAACTTGGAGCAAGTTTGCCGATGTTCGGCGCCTATCTTTGATACGCGCCGCGTAAAATCATCTAATGGCGAAGTAGAGCAGCGTTATGTGATTCAAACCGCGTTCCAGTTAGGTGAGCAAACTTGGCCTATTGAGATAACCTTAACCAATCGCCAAGATATGAGTTACTTAATGTTATTAGGGCGCCAAGGCATGGGTGATAAAGTATTAGTAGACCCTTCGCAAAGTTTTCTAGTTGATTCTGCCGGCTAA
- a CDS encoding magnesium transporter: protein MTNEVTPSSNQQIFDGHHDEALSRVLETLNSSTDEQDLSFVGQYDNAVLANLVESLPEAYRQQVWPYIETKRNWEILHLLQYETVKHLFSQLGEQQLNDLQHYISDAEIVEFADFLPEKMVDIYLEQQDELTTSQLQDALSYEDEQIGRYVDTHILRARPNSSVQRIKQRLADKADKHVAIYLVDANGQFHGACSMTDISNAADATRLAEICQSIEVFDHQQMLSDVAMSVNIVPGHAWHPVQKDGKIVGAIALSNLVQWLQEKSLDVVINDGPSDEEDLFTPVPTAAKMRAIWLTTNLATAFLASWVIGLFEGAIQQLVALAILMPVVASMGGIAGSQTLAVALRGIALNHLQQSNLKLLLNKELKIAAFNGLMLGLVIAAVVSFWFDSVPLGVVIFIAIVLNSLAAAASATLIPFVLKKMNIDPAVAGSVILTTVTDIVGFVAFLGLASLFLIR, encoded by the coding sequence ATGACTAACGAAGTTACGCCAAGCTCCAACCAACAAATATTTGATGGTCACCATGATGAAGCCCTAAGTCGAGTCCTTGAAACACTTAACTCAAGCACCGATGAGCAAGATTTAAGCTTTGTCGGCCAATACGATAATGCGGTCTTGGCTAACCTGGTTGAATCACTCCCAGAGGCTTATCGTCAGCAGGTTTGGCCTTACATTGAAACAAAGCGTAACTGGGAAATATTGCACCTACTGCAATACGAAACGGTAAAGCACCTATTTAGTCAACTTGGCGAGCAACAATTAAACGATCTGCAACACTATATCAGTGATGCAGAAATTGTTGAATTTGCTGATTTTCTTCCAGAGAAAATGGTCGATATTTATCTGGAACAACAAGATGAGCTGACCACTTCACAGCTGCAAGATGCACTAAGCTATGAAGACGAACAAATTGGCCGTTATGTCGATACCCATATACTACGTGCCCGCCCCAATTCTAGCGTGCAACGGATTAAACAGCGCTTAGCTGACAAAGCCGACAAACACGTCGCCATTTATTTGGTAGACGCTAATGGACAGTTTCACGGTGCCTGCAGTATGACTGACATAAGCAACGCGGCCGATGCGACACGTTTAGCGGAAATCTGCCAAAGCATTGAGGTGTTCGACCACCAGCAAATGCTCAGTGACGTAGCTATGTCGGTGAATATTGTGCCCGGTCATGCTTGGCATCCGGTGCAAAAAGACGGCAAAATTGTTGGCGCTATTGCCCTTTCTAATCTAGTGCAATGGCTACAAGAAAAAAGTTTAGATGTGGTGATTAACGACGGCCCTTCTGATGAGGAAGACTTGTTCACACCGGTGCCAACAGCAGCCAAAATGCGTGCTATTTGGCTCACGACCAACTTAGCCACTGCCTTTTTGGCTTCATGGGTCATTGGCTTATTTGAAGGTGCCATACAGCAACTGGTGGCGTTGGCTATTTTAATGCCAGTAGTCGCCAGTATGGGTGGCATCGCTGGTAGCCAAACCTTGGCGGTAGCACTGCGTGGTATTGCCCTTAATCACTTACAGCAAAGCAACCTTAAGCTTCTGTTAAATAAAGAACTTAAGATTGCTGCCTTTAACGGTTTAATGCTCGGTTTGGTGATTGCAGCAGTGGTGAGTTTTTGGTTTGATTCCGTGCCATTAGGTGTAGTGATCTTCATAGCAATTGTATTAAATAGCTTAGCGGCAGCAGCCTCAGCGACCTTAATACCGTTTGTATTGAAAAAAATGAACATAGATCCTGCAGTAGCGGGCTCTGTAATTTTAACTACCGTCACCGACATAGTGGGTTTCGTCGCATTTTTAGGGCTAGCTTCGCTTTTTTTAATTCGCTAA
- the maoP gene encoding DUF413 domain-containing protein, whose protein sequence is MTTDFRFGKKRFYDDLKFKRGFSKSGDFTLLESELLSLFGETMKALETGELLPEGNQEQRFLLVTSLQLEPSSKLEKLWMKYKTLAYSRRRFHTLNSNAKSPGGKHHIAEEIFIDDDD, encoded by the coding sequence ATGACGACTGATTTTCGCTTTGGAAAAAAACGTTTCTACGATGATCTGAAATTTAAACGCGGTTTTAGTAAATCCGGTGATTTCACCCTGCTAGAGTCTGAGTTACTAAGCTTATTTGGTGAAACCATGAAGGCCCTTGAAACCGGTGAACTGCTGCCTGAAGGCAACCAAGAACAACGGTTCTTGCTGGTCACCAGCTTACAGCTAGAGCCGAGTAGCAAACTAGAAAAACTATGGATGAAATATAAGACATTGGCTTATTCAAGGCGTCGCTTTCATACCTTAAATAGCAACGCAAAATCGCCCGGCGGTAAACATCACATCGCTGAAGAAATATTTATTGATGATGACGACTAA
- a CDS encoding succinylglutamate desuccinylase/aspartoacylase family protein: protein MIIAGIEVKPGEHKQIEIPVAKLYTDTNISIPVHITRAKRAGPTVFISAAVHGDELNGIEIIRRLTRSPSFKLTKGCLIAVPMVNIYGVLNQSRYMPDRRDLNRCFPGSEKGSLAGRLAHIFLSEIVAQCDYGIDLHTGAIHRSNLPQIRANLKDPETKLLAEAFGVPVLLNADLRDGSLRESAVNNGTKILLYEAGEALRFDELSIQSGVKGILKVLSHLGMIKKRRSSKKAPPYIAYSSSWLRASASGIVSEYAQLGDLVEEGDILADIYSPFGKLINQVTVKRSGIVIGKQNIPLVQEGDAMYHLAYFGADQDEVAEQIETLQESIKPLDNGLVQ from the coding sequence ATGATCATTGCTGGAATAGAAGTAAAACCGGGTGAACATAAACAAATAGAAATTCCGGTAGCGAAACTATATACCGATACCAATATTTCTATTCCAGTGCATATCACCCGCGCAAAACGGGCGGGCCCAACGGTATTTATCAGCGCGGCAGTGCATGGTGATGAGCTAAATGGCATCGAAATTATTCGTCGCTTAACGCGCTCCCCTAGTTTTAAGCTGACCAAGGGCTGCTTAATTGCTGTGCCCATGGTAAATATTTATGGGGTACTTAACCAAAGCCGCTATATGCCTGATCGGCGTGACTTAAACCGCTGCTTTCCAGGCTCTGAAAAAGGATCGTTAGCGGGCCGTTTGGCACACATTTTTTTAAGCGAAATAGTGGCGCAATGTGACTACGGCATTGATTTACACACCGGCGCGATTCATCGCTCAAATTTGCCACAAATCAGGGCTAATTTGAAAGATCCTGAGACTAAGCTCTTAGCCGAGGCCTTTGGTGTACCGGTTTTATTAAACGCCGATTTACGTGATGGTTCGTTACGTGAATCCGCGGTAAATAACGGAACCAAAATCTTGCTTTATGAAGCCGGAGAAGCCTTACGCTTTGATGAATTATCGATTCAAAGTGGAGTAAAAGGCATTTTAAAAGTACTGTCGCATTTAGGTATGATTAAGAAGCGGCGCAGTAGCAAAAAAGCGCCGCCTTACATTGCCTACAGTAGTTCGTGGTTACGCGCGTCTGCTAGTGGCATTGTCAGTGAATATGCCCAATTAGGGGATCTGGTGGAAGAGGGGGATATATTGGCTGACATTTATAGCCCTTTTGGCAAGCTGATCAACCAAGTAACGGTTAAGCGCTCGGGTATTGTGATTGGCAAACAAAACATCCCCTTGGTGCAAGAAGGCGATGCCATGTATCACCTCGCCTATTTTGGCGCCGACCAAGACGAAGTGGCAGAGCAAATAGAAACCCTGCAAGAGTCAATTAAGCCCCTAGATAACGGCTTAGTACAATAA
- a CDS encoding LysR family transcriptional regulator, with protein MKTNSFCRKNNFCLLISQALEQRDNPMDVKVFRTFLEVAKEKHFGRAAENLYITQAAVSARIKQLEIFFDAPLFIRDRNAIKLTSSGERLIAYAENMVRTLEQSKAELLLTQAHAIQLTLAGTPNVWDAYLQNGLSVVTEHFEGYAFTAETLGREHMNRALIERTLDIGVGVDPLKSDELACKKVADLELMLVSTQPKNQQQALEQGYVYVDWGTRFASEHATRHSKMPPPFLRTSTGRIALDFILEKGGACYLPASIVEPFLESQQLFTVAHSEAWLRPVYLSYRKDSAALEQIKKVEKLLDKTEPATAFSLQQAGELPPAE; from the coding sequence ATGAAAACGAATAGTTTTTGTCGTAAGAACAATTTTTGTTTGTTAATCTCGCAAGCACTAGAGCAAAGAGATAACCCTATGGATGTAAAAGTATTTCGCACCTTTCTAGAAGTGGCTAAAGAAAAACACTTTGGGCGAGCGGCAGAAAATTTATATATCACTCAGGCTGCGGTAAGCGCCCGAATTAAGCAGCTTGAAATTTTTTTTGATGCGCCTTTATTTATCCGTGATCGTAATGCCATTAAATTAACCAGCTCTGGGGAGCGCTTGATTGCCTATGCGGAAAACATGGTGCGAACTCTTGAGCAATCTAAAGCGGAACTATTACTCACTCAAGCCCACGCTATTCAGCTTACTCTTGCCGGTACACCTAATGTATGGGATGCCTATTTGCAAAACGGCCTAAGTGTGGTTACCGAGCATTTTGAGGGCTATGCATTTACCGCAGAAACTCTAGGTAGGGAGCATATGAATCGCGCCTTAATAGAACGAACCTTAGATATAGGGGTCGGGGTTGATCCTTTAAAATCAGATGAATTAGCCTGTAAGAAAGTCGCCGATTTGGAGTTGATGTTGGTATCGACCCAGCCCAAAAATCAGCAGCAGGCTTTAGAGCAGGGCTATGTATATGTTGATTGGGGGACCCGCTTTGCCTCTGAACATGCGACTCGCCATAGTAAAATGCCACCCCCCTTTTTACGTACCTCAACCGGACGAATAGCCTTAGATTTTATATTGGAAAAAGGCGGAGCTTGTTATTTACCCGCATCCATTGTGGAGCCTTTTCTCGAGTCCCAGCAGTTGTTCACGGTAGCGCACTCAGAGGCTTGGTTGCGGCCAGTGTATTTAAGCTACCGTAAAGATTCTGCCGCTTTGGAACAAATTAAAAAAGTAGAGAAGTTGTTAGATAAAACAGAGCCAGCTACTGCCTTTAGTTTGCAACAGGCAGGAGAGTTACCTCCCGCCGAGTAG
- a CDS encoding LysR family transcriptional regulator, with the protein MNWKSAKFDWNNTRAFLVTAEEGTLSAAAKALNMTQPTLSRQVAALEAELAVSLFERVGQRLVLTESGLELLEHARAMGNAALQFSLAASGQSQQLEGSVTISVGELDAVFRLPKIIARLRQQEPGIDLEVIVTNQTSDLKRREADIAIRNFRPTQHDLIAKKLGEERIWLYGTKGYLEQLPAFSDISNFSDIQLIGFDRTSAVSKVLNQQGWQLTKQNFQLITSFQLLQLGLCKEGLGLMFFPQDMGDKDPHLQRAFEHLGPAMRLPLWLVCHQELRTSLRVRRVFDIIAQALGQV; encoded by the coding sequence ATGAACTGGAAGTCAGCTAAATTCGATTGGAACAACACGAGAGCATTTTTGGTCACCGCAGAAGAAGGCACTTTATCCGCCGCAGCTAAAGCCTTGAATATGACGCAGCCAACGCTGAGCCGTCAGGTGGCGGCACTCGAAGCGGAGCTAGCAGTCAGCTTATTTGAACGGGTGGGGCAACGCTTGGTGTTAACTGAAAGTGGCCTAGAACTATTAGAGCATGCACGCGCCATGGGAAATGCAGCCTTGCAGTTTTCTTTAGCGGCTAGCGGACAATCTCAACAACTTGAAGGTTCAGTGACCATTTCCGTTGGAGAGTTAGATGCAGTGTTTCGTTTACCTAAAATCATCGCTAGATTGCGACAACAAGAACCGGGAATAGACCTTGAAGTCATCGTTACCAATCAAACCAGCGATCTAAAGCGAAGGGAAGCCGATATCGCGATTCGCAATTTTCGTCCAACGCAGCATGATCTGATTGCTAAGAAGCTTGGAGAAGAGCGTATTTGGCTCTACGGAACCAAAGGCTATTTGGAACAGTTGCCCGCATTCTCAGATATCAGCAATTTCAGTGACATTCAGCTTATCGGTTTTGACCGAACGAGCGCGGTATCAAAGGTTCTCAATCAACAAGGTTGGCAGCTGACAAAACAGAATTTTCAATTGATTACTTCATTTCAGCTATTACAGCTGGGTTTGTGTAAAGAAGGACTGGGCCTGATGTTTTTCCCTCAAGATATGGGTGATAAGGACCCGCACTTGCAGCGTGCTTTTGAACACCTGGGGCCAGCCATGCGCCTCCCTTTATGGCTAGTATGCCATCAAGAATTACGAACTAGCCTTAGAGTGCGGCGAGTATTCGACATTATTGCTCAAGCGCTAGGTCAAGTTTGA
- a CDS encoding mechanosensitive ion channel domain-containing protein — protein MSINEILLSALALIGFMAGQTKLNQLVLKIGQERSIAKARIHYVTWVLRSIMALVLLMILSIISDVGFNDFGVFFSSVFAVIGVALFAQWSILSNVTASIIVFFFFPYRVGHQVKILDGDNSIEGRLEEITLFHVILVDENGAKLTFPNSMVFQKAVVISAEQKTQLDADQPIETPTSTEEKANG, from the coding sequence ATGAGCATTAACGAGATCTTATTAAGCGCTTTAGCCCTAATCGGCTTCATGGCTGGCCAAACTAAACTCAACCAATTGGTGCTAAAAATTGGGCAGGAACGTAGTATTGCCAAAGCGCGGATTCACTACGTAACTTGGGTATTGCGTAGTATTATGGCCTTAGTATTACTGATGATTCTCAGCATCATTAGTGATGTTGGCTTTAATGACTTCGGGGTATTTTTTTCCTCGGTATTTGCAGTTATCGGCGTTGCTTTATTTGCCCAATGGTCAATTTTGAGTAATGTAACTGCCAGTATCATTGTGTTTTTCTTCTTCCCTTATCGGGTGGGTCACCAAGTTAAAATCTTAGATGGTGACAACTCCATTGAGGGGCGCCTAGAAGAAATTACCTTGTTTCACGTTATTTTGGTCGACGAGAACGGTGCTAAACTCACCTTCCCTAATTCGATGGTATTTCAAAAAGCGGTGGTGATTAGCGCCGAACAGAAAACGCAGCTTGATGCAGACCAACCGATTGAAACGCCAACAAGCACGGAGGAAAAAGCCAATGGCTAA
- a CDS encoding magnesium transporter CorA family protein, which produces MIRTWLSRDDGSPSLGDASQIDSWSSQASHSIWIDIDLQAMTQLDAEQLLKRFNCHSLAITDVFRSRHPPKIELFDEQVFIMYRGIQQCLGELKFDHMQLAMFAGNNYLITVHQGQSQGIENLINQGFNKYLQAPLSLACRIMHSASNLYLNQLLEFEDHLSELEEKISRHGDDQLLAAITLQKTDILRLNRIFNYHLSVSKKLVNLQSEQSVTNITIDQPVLQDLHERFERLHSLTTMYYEICGDLVDGYLSISSHKLNNTMRVLTLITAIFVPLSFLAGIYGMNFEVIPELHHPNGYFILLGSMLSIAIALIALFKWKRWF; this is translated from the coding sequence ATGATTAGAACTTGGTTAAGCCGCGACGACGGTTCGCCTAGCTTGGGCGATGCAAGCCAGATAGACAGTTGGTCATCACAAGCTAGTCACAGCATTTGGATCGATATTGATTTACAAGCGATGACACAGCTCGATGCCGAACAACTGTTAAAACGCTTCAATTGCCACTCCTTAGCAATAACCGACGTATTTCGCAGCCGTCACCCGCCTAAAATTGAGCTATTTGATGAGCAAGTATTCATCATGTATCGGGGCATTCAACAGTGCTTAGGCGAACTAAAATTCGACCATATGCAACTGGCCATGTTTGCTGGTAACAACTACCTTATCACTGTTCATCAAGGCCAATCACAAGGCATAGAAAACTTAATCAACCAAGGTTTTAATAAATACTTACAGGCTCCCTTGAGTTTAGCCTGTCGAATAATGCATAGCGCTTCAAACTTATATTTAAACCAGCTGTTAGAGTTTGAAGACCATTTAAGCGAATTAGAAGAAAAAATTAGCCGCCATGGCGACGATCAATTGTTAGCCGCTATTACCCTGCAAAAAACCGATATATTGCGACTAAATCGAATTTTTAATTATCACCTTAGCGTCAGTAAAAAGCTGGTTAATTTGCAGTCAGAACAAAGCGTTACCAACATAACTATCGACCAGCCGGTATTACAAGACTTGCACGAACGTTTCGAACGCCTACATAGCTTAACGACCATGTATTATGAGATCTGTGGGGATTTAGTCGACGGTTACTTATCGATTAGCTCACATAAGCTCAATAACACCATGCGTGTATTGACATTGATTACCGCGATATTTGTGCCACTAAGCTTTTTAGCTGGCATCTACGGCATGAACTTTGAAGTCATTCCTGAGCTACACCACCCCAATGGCTACTTCATCTTGTTGGGCAGTATGCTGTCAATTGCGATAGCGTTAATTGCATTATTTAAATGGAAGCGCTGGTTTTAA
- a CDS encoding DUF1840 domain-containing protein — protein sequence MSMLITFSCKAYAKVTMFGEVGLHLLKMMGHSGTVPGALRAEDVPAALSQLKTAIDKEIKAQAQHQTEDDPDTYVEPPVSLSTRALPLIELLSAAAKEQCNVMWEG from the coding sequence ATGAGTATGTTAATTACATTTAGCTGTAAAGCCTATGCCAAGGTGACCATGTTTGGTGAGGTAGGACTGCATTTGTTGAAGATGATGGGCCACAGTGGAACAGTGCCTGGTGCGCTTCGAGCTGAAGATGTGCCAGCGGCACTCAGCCAGCTAAAAACGGCCATCGACAAAGAGATAAAAGCGCAAGCTCAACATCAAACTGAAGATGACCCAGATACCTATGTTGAGCCGCCTGTTAGCCTAAGTACCCGCGCATTACCCTTGATTGAATTATTAAGCGCAGCGGCTAAAGAGCAATGCAATGTAATGTGGGAAGGCTAG
- the rimK gene encoding 30S ribosomal protein S6--L-glutamate ligase, with the protein MRIAILSRGENLYSTRRLKEAGEARGHQVDIIDTLHCYMDITSSKPTVRYNGEVLPNYDAVIPRIGSSITFYGTAVVRQFEMMGTFCVNESVAISRSRDKLRSLQLLSRKGIGLPRTGFASKPDKIQDLIKNVGGAPLVIKLLEGTQGIGVVLAETNKAAESVIEAFMGLKANILVQEFIKEAGGADIRCLVVGGKVVAAMKRQAAEGEFRSNLHRGGAAQLVRLSKEERATAVNAAKAMGLNLCGVDILQSNNGPVVMEVNSSPGLEGIETSTKKDVAGMVFEFIEKNAKPFATKTRGKG; encoded by the coding sequence ATGCGTATAGCCATTTTATCTCGCGGAGAAAACCTCTACTCCACTCGTCGCTTAAAAGAGGCTGGTGAAGCCCGTGGCCATCAAGTAGATATCATAGATACCTTACACTGCTATATGGACATAACTAGCAGTAAACCCACGGTTCGCTACAACGGTGAGGTACTGCCTAACTACGATGCGGTCATCCCACGGATTGGTTCATCAATTACTTTTTATGGTACAGCGGTGGTTCGTCAGTTTGAAATGATGGGTACCTTTTGTGTCAATGAATCGGTTGCCATTAGCCGTTCACGCGATAAGTTGCGCTCACTACAATTATTGTCACGTAAAGGCATTGGTTTGCCACGCACCGGCTTTGCCAGCAAGCCTGACAAGATTCAAGATCTAATTAAAAATGTAGGTGGAGCGCCGCTAGTGATTAAGTTGCTTGAAGGCACGCAAGGCATTGGTGTTGTACTGGCCGAAACCAATAAAGCCGCCGAAAGTGTGATTGAAGCCTTTATGGGCTTAAAAGCCAACATTTTGGTACAAGAGTTTATTAAAGAAGCCGGGGGGGCCGATATTCGCTGCTTAGTAGTCGGAGGCAAAGTCGTCGCCGCTATGAAGCGCCAAGCGGCAGAGGGTGAGTTTCGTTCTAACTTACACCGCGGCGGCGCAGCACAGTTGGTCCGCTTGAGCAAAGAAGAGCGAGCCACTGCTGTTAATGCGGCAAAAGCCATGGGTTTAAACTTATGTGGTGTAGATATTTTGCAATCTAATAATGGTCCAGTGGTGATGGAAGTGAACTCTTCGCCAGGTTTAGAAGGCATAGAAACATCCACCAAAAAAGATGTAGCAGGCATGGTATTTGAGTTTATTGAAAAAAATGCCAAACCCTTCGCCACTAAAACTCGTGGTAAAGGCTAA